ACTTGGCCGCCGTACAAcagaaggagcaggagctgctgcagacgCGGCGGCAGGAGCAGAGCCTCCTTGACCGGCTGCGGGAGGAGGCCGAGAGGGCCAAGCGTTTGGCCGAGGAAGCTGAGTTTGCCCGCAGCAAGGCTGAGCAGGATGCCAGCCTCTCTCGGCAGCGGGTGGAAGAGGCTGAGCGGCAGAAGCAGCGGGCAGAGGAAGAGGCACAGGCCAAGGCGCAGGCCCAGGCAGATGCGGAGAAGCTGCGCAAGGAGGCTGAGCTGGAGGCAGCAAAACGGGCACAGGCGGAGCAGGCGGCCCtgaggcagaagcagctggCAGATGCCGAGATGGAGAAACACAAGAAGTTCGCTGAGCAGACGCTGCGGCAGAAGGCGcaggtggagcaggagctgaCCAAGGTGAAGCTGCAGCTGGATGAGACGGACCACCAGAAAAGCATCCTGGACGAGGAGCTGCAGCGGCTGAAGGAGGAGGTGACTGACGCTGTGCGGCAGAAGGCCCAGGTGGAGGAGGAGCTCTTCAAGGTCCGGGTGCAGATGGAGGAGCTAGCAAAACTGAAGAGTCGGATTGAGGAGGAGAACAAGGCGCTGATCCTCAAGGACAAAGACAACACACAGAAGTTTctggcagaggaggctgagaagaTGAAGCAGGTGGCAGAGGAGGCTGCCCGGCTCAGTGTGGAGGCCCAGGAGGCTGCCCGCATGCGGAAGTTGGCTGAGGATGACCTGGCACAGCAACGGGCGCTGGCAGAAAAGATGCTCAAGGAGAAGATGCAGGCAGTACAGGAGGCCACACGGCTGAAGGCCGaggcagagatgctgcagaagcagaaggacCTGGCTCAGGAGCACGCCAagcggctgcaggaggacaaGGAGCAGATGCAGCAGCGCCTGGCCGAGGAGACTGAGGGCTTCCAGAAAACCCTGGAGGCTGAGCGCCGGCGGCAGCTGGAGATCACTGCCGAGGCTGAGCGCCTCAAGCTGCATGTGGCGGAAATGAGCATGGCCCAGGCCAAGGCTGAGGAGGAGGCCAAGCGATTCAAGAAGCAGGCGGAGGAGATCAGTGGGAGGCTGCACGAGACTGAGCTGGCCACACAGGAAAAGATGACGCTGGTGCACACTCTGGAGATCCAGCGGCAGCAAAGCGACCAGGATGCGGAGAAGCTGCGGAGGGCCATCGCCGAcctggagcaggagaaggagaagctgaagcAGGAGGCGGCGTTGCTGCAGCAGAAGGCGGAGGAGGTACTGGGTTACGGGTCCCCTTAGCGGTGGTGGTACGCAGGGCTACCTTCCTTCTCCCTAGCTGCCTCACACCGTGTCCCAGGACAGTGGGTGCATGAGTGGCTGGACGGGCTCTGGGAGCTGGCCTCAGCCCTTGAGTTGGCTGCTGGCCTCTGCCCGGGGGCGTCCTGCCATGCTCCTCTCTGCAGACAGgagctgtccccagctctgcgCCTCGGTAGCCGGGTGGCGAGTCCCTCATCCCGCAAAAGAGCTTGTCTTTTCCCTGCTCATTTCACCCATGTGTTGCCTGCTGTGGCTCCCTAACCCCAGTGCTGCTCCCTTAACCCTTAACCTGCGTAGCAGAGCGGTTGGGCGACGCATCCCTAACTAGCACGCGTCCCAGCGCAGCCCAGTAGCACCCTGCTGCCTGTCTTCCCATccccgctgccctgccagtgctGTCCTCCTGGGGGAACGTTGCCATCTGACTGTGCTGTCCTCTCTCCCACTCCAGATGCAGGTGGcccagcaggcacagctccGCCAGGAGACGCAGATCCTCCAGCAGACCTTCCTGACGGAGAAGGATGCCTTGCTGCAGAAGGAGAAGTTTATCGAGGAGGAGAAAGCTAAGTTGGAGAAGCTCTTTAAAGATGAAGTGGACAAAGCACAGAACctgaaggcagagcaggagcggcagcagaaggagatggagcaggagaagcagcaactgaaggccatgctGGATGAAGCCAAGAAGCAtcagaaggaagcagaggagaatGTTAGGCAtaagcaggaggagctgcagcagctggagagacAAcggcagcagcaagaaaaactccttgaagaggaaaacaagaagctTAGGGAGAGGCTCGAGCAGATGCAGGAAGAGCACAAGGCCGCCCTTGCCCAGACACGAGAGATCATGATCCAGACAGATGACCTGCCTGAGGAGGTTGTAGTTACGATGACACAGATGCCAGATATCAAAGCCGTGCCCAACGGCAGAGACGTGGTGGATGGCTTAGCACAAAATGGGGAGCCAGAGTTCGCCTTTGATGGCATCCGTCAGAAGGTATCTGCAGAGAAGCTAGCTGAGGCTGGCATATTGAGCAAGGAGAACTTAGACAAGTTGGTGAAGGGTGTTGTGAGTGTTGGTGAGCTCTCACAGAGGGAAGACGTCAAGAAGTACCTACAGGGCAAGAGCAGCATTGCTGGTTTGTTAATCAAACCCACCAATCAAAAGATGAGCATCTATGAAGCCATGAAGAAGAAGCTGCTCAGCCCAGGCACCGCGCTGGTCCTCCTGGAAGCGCAGGCTGCCTCTGGCTTCATAATTGACCCTGTGCGGAATGCGAGGCTCTCAGTGAACGAGGCGGTTAGAGAGGGAGTGATTGGGCCAGAATTGCACAATAAAATGCTGTCTGCTGAACGAGCAGTAACTGGCTACAAAGATCCTTACACGGGAGACAAGATCTCCCTCTTCCAGGCCATGAAGAAGGAGCTTATCGTCAAGGAGCATGGCATCCGCCTGCTCGAGGCCCAGATAGCCACCGGCGGCATCATCGACCCCGTGCACAGCCACCGCCTCCCCGTAGAAGCTGCCTACAAGCGTGGCTACTTTGACCAGGAGATGAACCAGATCCTCTCTGACCCCAGCGACGACACCAAAGGCTTCTTCGACCCCAACACACAGGAGAATCTCACCTACCTGCAGCTCATGGAGCGGTGTGTGACTGACCCGGACACAGGACTGTGCCTCCTTCCGCTCACTGACCAGGCggctgcagggagagagctGGTCTACACCGACCAAGAAGCCAAGGACGTCTTTAAGAAGGCCACAGTGACAGCACCATTTGGGAAGTTCCAAGGGAAGACGGTGACCATCTGGGAGATCATCAACTCTGAATATTTCACTGAGGACCAAAGGCGGGACCTGATCCAGCAGTACAGGACTGGCAAGATCACAGTGGAGAAGATCATTAAGATCATCATCACGGTTGTGGAGGAAAGTGAGAAGAAGAGCCAGATGTGCTTTGAGGGGCTCCGGGCCCCTGTGCCTGCCGCTGAGTTGCTGGAAAGCAAAATCATCAACAAGGACCTCTACAACCAGCTGCACCAGGGCAAGAAGTCTGTGAAGGATGTGGCGGAGATGGAGTCTGTGAGGCAGTACCTGAAGGGCACAGATGCCATTGCTGGCATCCTAGTGGAGTCAACTGGCCAGAAGCTCACCTTCTACGACGCCCTGAAGAGAAACCTGGTGAAGCCAGAGATCgccctgtccctgctggaggCGCAAGCTGCCACTGGCTACATCATTGACCCCATAAGGAACAAGCTGTTCTCTGTTGACGAGGCAGTGAAGGCTGAGGCTGTAGGGCCAGAGTTTCATGAGAAGCTGCTGTCCGCAGAGAAGGCTGTGACTGGCTACAAGGATCCCTATACAGGCCAGACAGTTTCCCTCTTCCAAGCGCTCAAGAAGGGGCTCATCCCTGGTGACACTGGGGTCCGTCTGCTGGATGTCCAGCTTGCCACTGGAGGCATCATCGACCCTGTGAATAGCCACCGGCTCCCGCTCGAGGTTGCCTACAAGCGAGGCTACTTTGATCCGGAGATGAACGAGGCTTTGTCTGCGGCCCATGATGAGATCAAAGCTTTCTATTGTCCCAACACCCAAGAACATGTCACCTATGCCCAGTTGCAGAAGAACTGCCACCGTGACAAGCAGACTGGCTTCTACCTGCTGCCCCTCTCGGACAGAGCCATCCAGTCACAGCAGGAGGAGATCTACACGGACAGCCAGGCAAAGGAGAGCTTTGATAAGGCAGTGGTGGAAGTCCCAGCAGGCAGCTTGAAGGGCCAGACAATGACTGTCTGGGAGCTGATCCACTCTGAGTACTTTACAGAGGAGCACCGTCGGGAGCTCCTCCGACAGTACAAGACTGGCAAAGTGACCATTGAGAAGATCATCAAGATTGTGATCACCATCATTGAGGAGACAGAGACCAAAAAGCAGGAGAAGCTGACGTTCAGCGGTCTCCGGGCACCTGTACCTGCCAGCGAGCTGGTGGAGTCCCGCATCATCAGCAAAGCCCAGTATGAGCAACTGAAAGAAGGTAAGAAATCAGTGAAAGAACTCGCCGAGACAGAGACAGTGAGGAGATTCCTGCATGGGAGTGACTGCATTGCCGGCATCTACGTGGAGGCGACCAAGGAGAAGCTGAACATCTATGAGGCTATGAAGAGGAACCTGCTGAGGTCCAGCACTGCTGTGGTCCTCCTGGAGGCCCAGGCAGCAACTGGGTTCTTGATTGACCCTGTGAAGAACAGGAAACTGTATGTCAACGAGGCAGTGAAGGCCGGCGTTGTCGGGCCTGAGCTGCACGAGAAGCTGCTGTCTGCTGAGAAGGCTGTCACTGGGTACAAGGACCCCTACTCGGGGAACACCATCTCACTCTTTGAGGCCATGAAGAAAGGACTAATTGTCAAGGAGCACGGCATCCGCCTGCTCGAGGCCCAGATCGCCACCGGTGGCATCATCGACCCCGTGCACAGCCACCGCCTCCCTGTGGAAGTGGCTTACAAGCGCGGCTACTTTGATGAGGAGATGAACCGGATCCTCTCTGACCCAACCGATGACACCAAGGGCTTCTTTGACCCCAACACGCATGAGAACCTCACCTACATGCAGCTGAAGGAGAGGTGCATCGAGGATCCTGAGACAGGCCTGTACCTGCTGCCTCTGCGGGAGCCTGAGAAGCCAACGGTGGTAGAGACCACCCACGTGTACACGGAGGCAGAGACGCGAAAGGTGTTTGAGGAGACACAGGTGGACATCCCCGTGGGCAGCAGGGCGGGTTCCTCTATGTCACTCTGGGAAATCATGCATTCAGACCTGCTGCCCgaggagcagaggaagcagctcATGGAGGAGTTCCAGTCAGGCCGTGTGTCCAAGGAGCGCATGATCATCATCATCATTGAGATCATCGAGAAGACTGAGATCATTCGGCAGCAGAATCTCACATCCTATGACTATGTCCGGCGCCGCATCACAGCCGAGGACCTCTATGAGGCCAAGATCATCTCTCAGGACATCTACAACCTACTGAAGCAGGGCTCCAAAACCTTCCGGGAGCTCTTGGATGTGGAGACTATCTGGAAGTATCTCTATGGGTCAGGCTGTGTTGCTGGCATCTACATCCCCTCTTCCAAGCAGAAACTCAGTATCTACCAGGCTTTGAAGAAGGGGCTGATCAGCTCTGAGGTGGCCCGCTCCCTCCTGGAGGCCCAGGCAGCCACTGGCTTCATGATTGACCCCATAAAGAACGAGATGCTGACTGTCGATGAAGCCGTCAGGAAAGGCTTGGTGGGGCCTGAAATCCATGACCGACTCCTGTCCGCAGAGAGGGCTGTGACAGGTTACAGAGACCCATACAGTGAACAGAAGATTTCCATCTTCCAGGCCATGAAGAAAGACCTCATTCCTAGCGAAGAGGCCCTCAAGCTCCTGGATGCCCAGATAGCCACTGGTGGCATCATTGACCCACACCTGGGCTTCCATCTGCCCCTGGAGGTGGCCTGCCAGCGGGGCTTCATCAACAAGGACACGTATGACATGCTGTCTGAGCCCAGTGAGGTGCGAAGCTATGTGGATCCATCCACAGATGAGAAGCTCAGCTACACACAGCTCCTGAAGCGGTGCCGCAAAGATGAGACCAGcgggctcctcctgctcccactcTGCGACACGAGGAAGCTCACCTTCCGGGGGCTGCGGAAGCAGATCACCGTGGAGGAGCTGGTCCGCTCGCAGGTGATGGATGAAGCCACCGCCCAGCGCCTCCAGGAGGGCCTCACTTCCATCGAGGAGGTCTCCAAGAACCTAAAGAAGTTCCTGGAGGGCACCAGCTGCATTGCTGGTGTCTTCGTGGATTCCACGAAGGAGCGGCTGTCCGTGTACCAGGCCATGAAGAAGGGCATCATCAGGCCAGGCACTGCGTTTGAGCTCCTGGAGGCGCAGGCGGCCACGGGGTACGTGATTGACCCCATCAAGGGCCTCAAGCTGACTGTGGAGGAGGCTGTGCGGATGGGCATTGTGGGCCCTGAGTTCAAGGACAAGTTGCTCTCTGCTGAGAGGGCGGTCACTGGCTACCGGGATCCCTACACTGGAAAGCTCATCTCCCTATTCCAGGCCATGAAGAAGGGTCTGATCCTGAAGGACCATGGGATCCGCTTGCTCGAGGCCCAGATTGCCACAGGAGGCATAATTGATCCTGAGGAGAGCCATCGCCTCCCTGTGGAGATTGCCTACAAGAGGGGCCTTTTCGACGAGGAGATGAATGAGATCCTACTAGATCCCAGTGATGACACCAAGGGCTTCTTTGATCCGAACACAGAGGAGAACCTCACCTACCTGCAGCTCATGGAGCGGTGCATAACTGACCCAGAGACCggcctctgcctcctgcccctgAAGGAGAAGAAGCGTGAGAGGAAGACCTCCTCCAAGTCCTCTGTCCGCAAGCGCAGGGTTGTGATCGTCGACCCAGAGACAGGCAAGGAGATGTCCGTGTACGAAGCCTATCGCAAGGGCCTCATCGACCACCAGACCTACCTGGAGCTGTCAGAACAGGAGTGCGAGTGGGAGGAGatcaccacctcctcctctgatggCGTGGTGAAGTCCATGATCATCGACAGGCGCTCGGGGCGCCAGTACGACATAGATGATGCCATCAGCAAGGGCCTGATCGACCAGTCGGCCCTGGACCAGTACCGCTCAGGCACCCTTTCCATCACTGAGTTTGCAGACATGCTCTCTGGCAACATGGGTGGCTTCCGGTCACGATCGTCTTCTGTGGGCTCGTCTTCCTCCTATACTGTCAGCCCGGCCCCCTTGAGAACGCAGATGTGGAGTGACCCAACCGAGGAGACTGGGCCGGTGGCAGGCATCCTGGACACAGACACTCTGGAGAAGGTGTCCATCACGGAGGCAATGCACCGCAACCTTGTAGACAACATCACGGGGCAGAGACTGCTGGAAGCCCAGGCCTGCACCGGGGGCATCATTGACCCCAACACTGGGGACAAGTGCTCTGTTGCGGATGCGGTGAACAAGGGCCTGGTTGACAAAATCATGGTGGACCGCATCAACCTGGCACAGAAGGCCTTCTATGGCTTCGAGGACCCGCGGACCAAGACGAAGATGTCAGCGGCCCAGGCCCTGAAGAAGGGCTGGCTATACTACGAGGCCGGGCAGCGCTTCCTGGAGGTGCAGTACCTGACAGGGGGCCTGATCGAGCCTGATGTCGAGGGCCGGGTCTCCTTGGATGAGGCACTGCAGAAGGGCACCATCGATACACGCACGGCCCAGAAGCTGCGGGACGTGAACACCTACTCCAAGTATCTCACCTGCCCCAAAACCAAGCTGAAGATCTCCTACAAGGACGCAATGGACCGGAGCATGATCGAGGACGGGACCGGCTTGCGGCTGCTGGAGGCCTCCTCCCAGTCCAGCAAGGGCTACTACAGCCCCTACAACGTCAGCAGTGCTGGATCCACCTCCGGCTCGCGGTCGGGCTCCCGGACGGGATCCAGGTCGAGCTCCAGGCGAGGGAGCTTCGACGCCACCAGCTCTGGCTTCTCCATGACctactcttcctcctccttctcgTCCTCCAGCTTTGGGCGCAGATACATGGCAGGTCCCCAGAGTGCGGTGGATGCAGGAGACTCCTCCGTCACCCCATCCCTCCTGAGCGGGCGCTGCGGGCAGCAGGCGAgtgtggcagggctgtgggggccTCCGCTCAGCGTGGCGTGAGGCTGCCTGCCCCGTCCAGCCTCTGAGGAGCCCGCCCGCCTCTCCTGCTCCGCATGTTGCAATGCTGCTGGCTaatcactattattattattttttaatttttaaactcCATTCTTCCAAAGCAGTGCCTAAAGTTTAACCAAAAAGactaatatattaatatatacgATTGTTCTGACAGTATTTGTATATTAAGAGATGTGAGAGAGAACACACTACCCTCCCAGATCCGCAGCCCCGGGAGCTTGCTGCCGTTCGtgccctctgcagagcagatcCTGCCCAGCCACTCGGACGCAGCGAAGCAGAacctgaaaacagttttgtgtttttgatCTAACCACTTAGCAACTCTTTTGTAATTAAAACCTACCGGCTTCACCCCCGCACCGTGAAGGAGGAGACGGCGCTGTCCCTGCGGCATGCCTGGCTGGGACGGAGGAGGACGCTGCCACAGGCTCCCCCACCACTCAGCACTGGGCAGCCCGATCCCGTGCACCACTCTGGAGCCACCCGGACCCTTCCACCTGCCCTCAGCACGGCACAGGGGCTCTGCGCCCCCTCCcgagctgccccagctcctttCCTTGGCTTCCCGGCACAGCCCTGCCGCCACCACGGACCCGGTGCCCCGACCGTAAGTGCGCGCTGGCGCTGCCCGCTGCTTCCGTGCCGTGCGGAGGGAGCTGCCCCGCACCGCCGCTGCGCCCACCCAGGGGCTTCGCTGTGTGCCCACCACCTCCGCCAGCCCGCCCGCTCGCTTGGCTTGCCCCACGCGCAGCTGTGTGGCCGCCAGCTGGCGGCGGCACCTGCACCTCGCTGTCTATCTATCTGTCTGTCTCTCCGTGTATCTGGGAAGTGCTCCGCACAAGGTCTGTTTCTTAACGCTGACGTAGCCTAACAAActggcagctgctcagcagagcccATGCTGGAGCCCTGCTGACTCCTTGCTGCCAAAGCCAGCCTGGATCTGTGCGTGCTGCGCGTGGTTTCTGCACCCAGGCCCCAGCCCACTGCCCGGCTGCACGTCTGCCCCTCGCCGAGGCTCCTCCAGCCGTGGGAGCCTCTGTGTGGGGCGGGCCTGGAGCGCGCTCTGGCTGGAAGGAAAGCGGATCTTAAAACCGGTCTCCTCTTTCCTATGGGAATTCCTTTCCTCTtggctttcctctccttcccatcaCCCGCAATAACGTGCTCTCTCTCTGGCAGATGTCTTTTTCCAGTCCCACCAAAGATGTCCCCTTGCCACTGGGCGAGTTCCTCAGCTGGGTCTCCGACGTTAGCAGGTCGTGGATCGGCTCGAGGGGAGCCCTGGACATGGCAGTGCCTCGGCTGAGCTCACCTGCACAGGTAATGCTGACCTTTCCCTACTCTCGGGGGCTTCCCGTGGTCCTGCAGCttgcggggctgctgctgggctgctgctggggggggtcGGCACGTCCTCCAGACTGTGACTGTGAAATGGCCACGGGGCATTGCTTTCCTCCAAGCACGTGCAGGGGTAGCATGGCCGGCGGTGGAGGCTTTTCAGCCATGGCCGTGCCAGAGCAGTTCTGGCTACTCCCACGAGCTCCCGCTGTGCCCAGGCTCCACGGGGCGAGCAGGCTGGTGTGGGGCGGGCACGTGGCGCTGCCGGCTGGGCTCAGTGGCTTCATATCATGGGCCAGTCCTCCTGTCTCATCCCATCTTTTCTGTTCGCTTTGTTTTAGTGTTGCTGGATGTCCATCCCAACTCCCCTCACCGCTGCCACGGAGCCCGTACCCCAGTGCTGGGGCAAGTGGGACCGCACTTGAGGACACTGGGAAATGCTCCCTCTCCCTTTGCGCTTGCCAGATCCCCGCTCAGAGACCTGGGGCCATGCTGCCCAGGTGCAGGAGGTGCTCCGCAGCACGGGAGCCCCTGACTAACCAGCCGCCCCTGCCCCCTGGCAGCG
The genomic region above belongs to Cygnus atratus isolate AKBS03 ecotype Queensland, Australia unplaced genomic scaffold, CAtr_DNAZoo_HiC_assembly HiC_scaffold_53, whole genome shotgun sequence and contains:
- the PLEC gene encoding plectin isoform X1, whose product is MVAGMLMPLERLRAILELLFREGVLVAEKERRPRRCHPQLPGVPTVQVIRAMGSLRSRGLVRETFAWRHYYWYLTDEGIAYLRQFLRLPPDIVPLSLQRARRPAAPPAPARRPAAPPGPGRTREEPPGSRLYRRKEEGEQHVEPAAAAGGVAREGPRPGPAPDERDRVQKKTFTKWVNKHLIKAQRHVNDLYEDLRDGHNLISLLEVLSGDTLPREKGRMRFHKLQNVQIALNYLKHRQVKLVNIRNDDIADGNPKLTLGLIWTIILHFQISDIQVTGQSEDMTAKEKLLLWSQRMVEDYQGLRCDNFTTSWRDGRLFNAIIHRHKPMLIDMNKVYRQSNLENLDQAFTVAERDLGVTRLLDPEDVDVPQPDEKSIITYVSSLYDAMPRVPDVQDGVKANELQLRWQEYYEVVTLLLQWIRHHTVLFEERRFPASYEEIEILWRQFLKFKETELPAKEADKNRSKAIFQSLEGAVLSGQLKVPLGYHPLDVEKEWGKLHVAILEREKLLRAEFERLERLQRIVSKLQMESGLCEEQLNQADTLLQSDIRLLNAGKAPQKAAEIERDLDKADAMIRVLFNDVQTLKDGRHPQGEQMYRRVYRLHERLVAIRTEYNLRLKSGAPVAAQAPAALGQRPRQELDDATLRYLQDLLAWVEENQRRLGAAEWGVDLPTVESHLGSHRGLHQSIEEFRAKIERARADEAQLSPGPRNAYRECLGKLDLQYAKLLNSSKSRLRHLESLHAFVSAATKELMWLNEKEEEEVNFDWSDRNPNMTAKKENYSGLMRELELRERKIKEIQSTGDRLLREEHPGRQTVEAFQAALQTQWSWMLQLCCCIEAHLKENSAYFQFFADVKEAEEFLRKMQENMKKKYSCDRSITVTRLEDLLQDCADTKDQLSEYQGQLAGLARRAKAIVQLKPRSPAAPLKGRLPIQAVCDYKQMEITVHKNDECALLSNAQPYKWKVLSAAGSESIVPSVCFLVPPPNKEALEAVHRLEAAHQQLLVLWHQLHLDMRSLLSWQYLIRDIQQIQSWSHLTFRTMQVEECRQVLRSLETHYQDFMRDSQDSQSFQPDDRLQVEREYNACTQKYELLLRSQEKGEQDESLCKNYISQLKDIRLQLEGCETRTIHKIRLPLDKDPVKECAQRITEQQQIHLELEGIKKSLDKVSEKTEKVLAQPEQASSAPVLRSELEITLQKMDQVYSLSSIYLEKLKTINLVIRSTQGAEELVKKYEDQLKNVQTVPADLKELEASKAELKRLRVQVEGHQPFFSTLETDLSKAKDVNERMVRGHSERDVDLDRYRERVQQLLERWQAVLTQIDLRQRELDQLGRQLRYYRESCDGLLQWIQDAKQRQEKIQAVPITDSKTVREQLLQEKKLLEECDRNKEKVEECQRYAKQYIDAIKDYELQLVTFKAQVEPVASPAKKPKVQSASDSIIQEYVDLRTRYSELTTLTSQYIKFITETLRRLEEEEKAAEKLKEEERKRLAEVEAQLEKQRQLAEAHAKAKAQAEAEARELQLRMQEEVTRREVVAVDAEQQKQNIQQELMQLRQNSDHQIKSKVKLIEEAEYNRKKVEEEIRLIRLQLETTEKQRAGAETELQELRARAEEAERQKRQAQEEAERLRRQVKEESQKKREAEEELKRKVQAERDAAREKQKALADLEKLRLQAEEAERRMRQAEAEKERQIQVAQEVAQRSAEAELQSKRLSFAEKTAQLELSLQQEHITVAHLQEEAERLKRQQLEAEQSREEAEKELEHWRQKANEALRLRLQAEEVAHKKTLAQEEAEKQKEDAEREARKRAKAEESALRQKELAEEELEKQRELAEGTAQQKLAAEQELIRLKAEMENREQQRLLLEEELFRLKKEVSEAIQKRKEVEEELAKLRAEMEVLLESKAKTEEESRSTSEKSKQRLEAEASKLRELAEEAARLRALSEEAKRQRQLAEEEASRQRAEAERILKEKLAAINEASRLKAEAEIALKEKEAENERLRRLAEDEAYQRKLLEEQAAQHKQDIEEKIALLKRSSESELERQKGLVEDTLRQRRQVEEEIRALKASFEKASAGKADLERELNRIRGEAEEVQRSREQAEREAERQRALALEEEGRRREAEEKVQAILAAEEEAARQRRLALEEVERLKATVEEARRQKELAEKESERQIQLAREAAQKRIAAEEKAHLAAVQQKEQELLQTRRQEQSLLDRLREEAERAKRLAEEAEFARSKAEQDASLSRQRVEEAERQKQRAEEEAQAKAQAQADAEKLRKEAELEAAKRAQAEQAALRQKQLADAEMEKHKKFAEQTLRQKAQVEQELTKVKLQLDETDHQKSILDEELQRLKEEVTDAVRQKAQVEEELFKVRVQMEELAKLKSRIEEENKALILKDKDNTQKFLAEEAEKMKQVAEEAARLSVEAQEAARMRKLAEDDLAQQRALAEKMLKEKMQAVQEATRLKAEAEMLQKQKDLAQEHAKRLQEDKEQMQQRLAEETEGFQKTLEAERRRQLEITAEAERLKLHVAEMSMAQAKAEEEAKRFKKQAEEISGRLHETELATQEKMTLVHTLEIQRQQSDQDAEKLRRAIADLEQEKEKLKQEAALLQQKAEEMQVAQQAQLRQETQILQQTFLTEKDALLQKEKFIEEEKAKLEKLFKDEVDKAQNLKAEQERQQKEMEQEKQQLKAMLDEAKKHQKEAEENVRHKQEELQQLERQRQQQEKLLEEENKKLRERLEQMQEEHKAALAQTREIMIQTDDLPEEVVVTMTQMPDIKAVPNGRDVVDGLAQNGEPEFAFDGIRQKVSAEKLAEAGILSKENLDKLVKGVVSVGELSQREDVKKYLQGKSSIAGLLIKPTNQKMSIYEAMKKKLLSPGTALVLLEAQAASGFIIDPVRNARLSVNEAVREGVIGPELHNKMLSAERAVTGYKDPYTGDKISLFQAMKKELIVKEHGIRLLEAQIATGGIIDPVHSHRLPVEAAYKRGYFDQEMNQILSDPSDDTKGFFDPNTQENLTYLQLMERCVTDPDTGLCLLPLTDQAAAGRELVYTDQEAKDVFKKATVTAPFGKFQGKTVTIWEIINSEYFTEDQRRDLIQQYRTGKITVEKIIKIIITVVEESEKKSQMCFEGLRAPVPAAELLESKIINKDLYNQLHQGKKSVKDVAEMESVRQYLKGTDAIAGILVESTGQKLTFYDALKRNLVKPEIALSLLEAQAATGYIIDPIRNKLFSVDEAVKAEAVGPEFHEKLLSAEKAVTGYKDPYTGQTVSLFQALKKGLIPGDTGVRLLDVQLATGGIIDPVNSHRLPLEVAYKRGYFDPEMNEALSAAHDEIKAFYCPNTQEHVTYAQLQKNCHRDKQTGFYLLPLSDRAIQSQQEEIYTDSQAKESFDKAVVEVPAGSLKGQTMTVWELIHSEYFTEEHRRELLRQYKTGKVTIEKIIKIVITIIEETETKKQEKLTFSGLRAPVPASELVESRIISKAQYEQLKEGKKSVKELAETETVRRFLHGSDCIAGIYVEATKEKLNIYEAMKRNLLRSSTAVVLLEAQAATGFLIDPVKNRKLYVNEAVKAGVVGPELHEKLLSAEKAVTGYKDPYSGNTISLFEAMKKGLIVKEHGIRLLEAQIATGGIIDPVHSHRLPVEVAYKRGYFDEEMNRILSDPTDDTKGFFDPNTHENLTYMQLKERCIEDPETGLYLLPLREPEKPTVVETTHVYTEAETRKVFEETQVDIPVGSRAGSSMSLWEIMHSDLLPEEQRKQLMEEFQSGRVSKERMIIIIIEIIEKTEIIRQQNLTSYDYVRRRITAEDLYEAKIISQDIYNLLKQGSKTFRELLDVETIWKYLYGSGCVAGIYIPSSKQKLSIYQALKKGLISSEVARSLLEAQAATGFMIDPIKNEMLTVDEAVRKGLVGPEIHDRLLSAERAVTGYRDPYSEQKISIFQAMKKDLIPSEEALKLLDAQIATGGIIDPHLGFHLPLEVACQRGFINKDTYDMLSEPSEVRSYVDPSTDEKLSYTQLLKRCRKDETSGLLLLPLCDTRKLTFRGLRKQITVEELVRSQVMDEATAQRLQEGLTSIEEVSKNLKKFLEGTSCIAGVFVDSTKERLSVYQAMKKGIIRPGTAFELLEAQAATGYVIDPIKGLKLTVEEAVRMGIVGPEFKDKLLSAERAVTGYRDPYTGKLISLFQAMKKGLILKDHGIRLLEAQIATGGIIDPEESHRLPVEIAYKRGLFDEEMNEILLDPSDDTKGFFDPNTEENLTYLQLMERCITDPETGLCLLPLKEKKRERKTSSKSSVRKRRVVIVDPETGKEMSVYEAYRKGLIDHQTYLELSEQECEWEEITTSSSDGVVKSMIIDRRSGRQYDIDDAISKGLIDQSALDQYRSGTLSITEFADMLSGNMGGFRSRSSSVGSSSSYTVSPAPLRTQMWSDPTEETGPVAGILDTDTLEKVSITEAMHRNLVDNITGQRLLEAQACTGGIIDPNTGDKCSVADAVNKGLVDKIMVDRINLAQKAFYGFEDPRTKTKMSAAQALKKGWLYYEAGQRFLEVQYLTGGLIEPDVEGRVSLDEALQKGTIDTRTAQKLRDVNTYSKYLTCPKTKLKISYKDAMDRSMIEDGTGLRLLEASSQSSKGYYSPYNVSSAGSTSGSRSGSRTGSRSSSRRGSFDATSSGFSMTYSSSSFSSSSFGRRYMAGPQSAVDAGDSSVTPSLLSGRCGQQASVAGLWGPPLSVA